The Triticum aestivum cultivar Chinese Spring chromosome 4B, IWGSC CS RefSeq v2.1, whole genome shotgun sequence sequence TTTGCTCCAAGGCCAGCACCAACACCAGCACCAATACCTTTATGTGCACCGGCACCGGCACCAAGACCGGCATTGGCACCTACATTTGCTCCAATGCCAGCTCCAATGTTAGCGCCTCCATtcgcaccagcaccagcaccaccaccagcaccagcaccaccaccagcaccaccaccaagaCCAGCATTGGCACCTACATTTGCTCCAATACCTACATTTGCTCCAAGGCCAGCACCAACACCAGCACCGGCACCAGCACCAGCGCCTCCATTCGCACCAACACCAACATTAGCACCAATAGATTTATGTGCACCGACACCAAGACCAGCACCACCGTTTCCATTTGCACCGGCACCAAGACCAGCATTGGCACCTATATTTGCTCCAACACCTACATTTGCTCCAAtgccagcaccagcacca is a genomic window containing:
- the LOC123095194 gene encoding fibroin heavy chain translates to MAKISSSTVVLLVFLVSSWGALPVLSRGGMEDGGGGIGANIGLQKSIGANVGVGANGGAGAGAGAGIGANVGVGANIGANAGLGAGANGNGGAGLGVGAHKSIGANVGVGANGGAGAGAGAGVGAGLGANVGIGANVGANAGLGGGAGGGAGAGGGAGAGANGGANIGAGIGANVGANAGLGAGAGAHKGIGAGVGAGLGANVGIGANVGANAGLGGGAGANGGASAGVGLGANVGIGANVGANAGLGVGAHKGIGAGVGK